Within the Streptomyces sp. YIM 121038 genome, the region GTGTCGTCGTCGTTGCACTTGATGGCGGCCCGGTCGGTTCCCCACGCCGAGCCCGCGGTGCGGCTCGTCGGGTCGGCGTTACCGGCCCAGCGGCCGCCTTCACCGGAGATGAAGCTGTCGCCCATGGACACGATCGTGTCCACTCCACAGGCATCCTCATCGGCGGCCGCACGAGCGGCGCGGCCCGGAGCACCATACAGGGTGCTCTTGTCCCAGGAACCGCTCTTGCAGCTGGGACGGTCGGCCGGGGCCGACCTGATGGGGAAGTGGTCGGAGGTGTCCCTGTTGCCCCGGGACACGGACAAGTTGGCGAGTGCGTCGTCGGCGACCAGGAAGTCCAAGGCGTAGCCGCCGCCCGCGCCGGCTTGCTGTGTGATGGCAGGAGGGCCGTCCGGCTTGCCGTTGTCGGTGACGTAGTAGGTGTGGGGCACGCCGAACGTGGACGGGCCGCTGTTGAAGTCGCCGACGATGCGCCAGTGGGCGCCCCCGACAGCGTCGCGGATGGCGTCGACCAGGGCGCGTGCGTGCGGGTTGGGCTTGTCGTCGGTGCGGATCGAGGCGGCGTGGACGCTGAAGTACCAAGTGTGGCCGAACCGTACGCCAAGCGCGGGCCGCTGCCGGATCCACTTGCGGTCGTCGCCGGTGACCCGGACGACTCTCACCTCGTCGGGGGCCTCCTTGGTCCAGATCGCCATGGACTTGCCCGCGTTGGAGCGGCCGGTCGTGGGGCGGTCCGGCTCGTCACCGGTTGTGGGGTCCGGCTCGTCATTCGGATCCTGTTGGTCTCCGTCCGACCCCCAGTCCTTCTTGTCCAGGATCTTCAGGTAGTACAGGTGCCCGAGATTCCTGTCGCGCGCGGTGGGGCGCCCCCATTGCTTGTGAAAGACCTGGTACTTCAGGCTGGGAAGCCCTTTCGCCGTACGGCCGTTGGCGCTGGTGTCGCTGGTGTAGCTGAGGTTCCGTTGCTCGTCAGGCGAGACGTAGTCGCTTGGTGGCTTCTGCGCCTCCTGCAAGGCGACGACATCACCCTCGGGTAGCAGGTTCTGTCGCGCGTAGGTCCACTTGTTGCCGCCCTGCATGTTCCACGAGATGACACGCTCGTCGTTCCCCGTCAAGGTGATCTGGGCCTGTGCCGGTTGGATGCCGGCAGCACTGAGCAAGGTGGCCACCAAGGCCAGCGTCAGAGTGACCATGGCGCTGATGCGTGCCATGGGTCTCCCCGTCCCGCAGGGCGAGCGTTCCCAGTGTCCGGGTGTCCGGGGTATGGGTGGTGTGTTCATGTGTCCGTTTCAGTCGCGGAGTGCCCGCTGTAGCAGCGGCCATCGGCGTTCGGGGTGGGGGCTGCACACGACCGTCGGCGCGTCGGCTTCATCTGGACTTCGCCTTTCGCCGTGCCCTTCCAGCGGAGGCTCGCGCCTGCTCAGCGTCTGGGTGTGCGACGGCCTTGCTGGACGGGCCGAACGGGCCGATCGTCGAGGTCATGCGTCGCGGGCGGACGGGCGTGCCCTTGTCAGCGTGGATCTCCACGACCGCCCGTGCTCATCGCGACGCCGTTCGAGGCTTGTCGGTCGGCGGGGGACCGGCGCACTCAGTCGGCTGCGCGGTCCGTGTCGGTTGTTCAGGCCTGCGCGGGTTGTGCGAGCCAGTCGTCGAGCGGGACCTGGCACGTGTTGAGGATGCCGGCGATCAGTGCGTAGGTGCCGGTGAGGGCGAGCAGTTCCAGCAGTTGTGGTGGAGAGTGGTGTGTGGTCAGTTCCTGCCAGGTGGCGGGGGACACCATGTGTTGCTCGTGGAGCTCGTCGACGGCCCGCAGTAGTGCCCGGTCGGCTTCGTCCCAGCCGGGGTCGTCCGGTCCCGCGAGGGCACGGGCGATCTCGGACTCGGTGAGCCCGGCGGCGGCGCCGATGTGGACGTGGTGCTCCCACTCGTAGGCCGAGCCGGTGCGGTGGGCGGTCCGAAGGATCGCTAGTTCCCGCTGGCGGGGCGGGATCAGTCCCTGGGCGAGCTGGGTGAGCAGGGGTGCCAGCGCGACCAGCAGGTCGGGGTGGTTGCCGATGGTCGCCAGGACGTTGAGTACCGGGCGACCCACCAGCGGCCCCGCGCCGCCTGCGAGGATCTGGGCCGCGGGGCCTTCCAGGCGTGGGGCCAGGGCGGCGATCTCGGACGCGGGGCGCGGCGCGATGCGCGGGGGCGTCTCGGCGGGGCGAGGCGCGGCGTATTCGTCGAGGTGGCCCATCAGCTCCTCCTCGGCGGGGGTGCCGTCGCCGTTGAGCTCGCGGTAGACCGCGCCGATGTTGAGCACCAGGCGTTCCGGGTCGTCCCAGTTGGGGAAGCCGTCCAGGTCCATCTCGCGGGCGGCTTGCAGTACGGGTACGCCCGCCTGGTGCGCGCGGACGGCGTGGTCGCGGACCCGCTCCAGGTAGTGCCGGAAGGCACGCACTTCGGGCTTGCCGACGACCGGGCCGTGTCCGGGCACGATCGTTTCGACGTCCAGGCCGAGGATCAGGTCGCAGGCGGCGATCCAGTTCTCCACCGGGCCGCTGTGGATCACCGGGTGGCCGCCGATGAACAGGATGTCCCCGGCGAACAGCACGGCGGCGTCCGGCACATGGACCAGTACGTCCCCGGTGGTGTGGGCCGGGCCGACCTCGATCAGCCGGACGGTTCGCCGGCCCACCGTCACCTCCAACTCGCCGCTGAAGGCCCGGGTCGGCAGCGTCGGGGTGATGCCGGTGAAGTCGAAGGTCTCGCGCATGTCCTCGGCGACCCGCGGGAGCGGGACCGTGCCGGGCGAGGCGAACAGTTCGTGGAGCCGGTCGCGGCGCATGGCGGCCGCGGCGGCCTCGGAGGCGAGGATCGCGGCATCCGGGAGCAATTGGTTGCCCCACCAATGGTCGCCGTCGCTGTGGCTGTTGACCAGAGTGTTGATCGTGAGCCGGGGCAGAGCCCGCGTCATCTCGTCCAGCATGGCGTGGGTCTGGGGGACGGTGAACAGGGTGTCGACGAGCAGCCCTTCGTCGCCGGAGACGACCAGCCCGGCGTTGCTGAAGCCCCAGGTGCCGCTCGGCTGTAGATAGGTGTAGGTATCTGCGGCGATCTGGTGCAGACCCAGGGTGTAGGGGACGGCCATCGCTCGACCTCCTCAGTGAGTGTACTGGAGTACTAAGCTATATCTGAGTACTTATTGGATTCAAGTACACTCCTGATGTGAGGTCGACAGCACCGCAGGACGCGGGAGAACCACAGGACCGCCGCGAACGGCGCCGCAACGCCACGCGCGAACGGCTGCTGGCCGCGGCCCTGGAACTGTTCGCCGCCCATGGGTACGCAGCCACCACCTATGAGCACATCGCCGAGCGCGCGGATGTGGGCCGCCAGACGGCGTTCAATCACTTCCGCCGCAAAGAGGACTTCGTGACCGCCTGGGTCCAGCAGAGGCACGAGCGCCTCGACCAGCACGAGGCGGCGGACGCGCTCGGCGCCGAGAGGCCGGCCGTCGAGTCACTGGCGGACGAACTGCGCGCACTCGCGGAACTCAACGAACAGGACTACGCGTTGGCCAGGGAACTGCACGACGGCGGAGTGCTGCACACCGCCTTCAGTCTCGGCGCCGCCACGCCTCGCGCGATCCTCGCCGCTGTCACCCGCGGTCAGCGGCGCGGTGAGATCCGCCGCGACCTCGATCCCGGGACGCTCGCCGACATGATCTTCGATGGTTACGTGACCGCCCTGAGCCGATGGCTGCGCGGTGAGGGTGCCTTCTCACTCACTGAGGCCCTGCTGACCAGGCTCGCTGTGCTTGCCGACGGTTTCACTGTTGACTCCCGCGGTTCCAGCCCGAGCTGACGCGACGCCCGTGGTGTCGTGGTTCTACGGCTGGGCGTCATCCGTTCCGTAACCGCATCTGGGCAGCCGATGGCGATGCGCGGCACCGGTCACAGCGTTCCGTTGTGACCGTCACGGAAACCGTTGTTCCCCAAATTTCCTCCTCACGTCGCGAGGATTGCGCTCCGGCACCAGAACGAACTGCGGAGTCGCCCGACCGGCGATATCCGGCCCATTGCGCGGCAGTGCGAGGAGTATCGGATGAGCCTGCACGGAAAGACAGCTCTCGTCACCGGGTCCTCCAAAGGGATCGGCAGAGCGATCGCGCTGCGGTTCGCCGAAAAAGGCGCCGACATCGTCATCAATTACTCCCGGGACAAGAGCGCGGCCGACGAGGTCCAGAAAGCGGCGGAGGAATACGGCGTCAGGGCCGTGTCGGTGCAGGCCGACGTCTCCCGGGTACCGCAGATCGAGCTGCTGTTCCAGGAGGCGCTGTCCGCGTTCGGGCAGATCGATGTCGTCGTCGCCAACGCCGGGATCGAGGAGGTGAACATTCCCGTCGCGGACGTGCGCGAGGAGGACTCCGACCTGCTGTTCCGCGTCAATACGAAGGGCCCGTACTTCGTGCTGCAGGCGGCGGCCCGCCATATGCCGCCGTGGTACGTCAACGTCGAGTCGAAGGCGGGCCATTGAAACGGCAGGTCAATGAGCGACAGCTCTCGGTGTTGCAGTGGGTGGGATCTGGGTGCCCTGCCGGCGTCTGGGAGAGCAGCTCCTACAAGACCACTTGCCAGGCACTGCAGAACCGGGGCCTGGTCACGATCTCCCGGAAGGGCGGGCAGTGGAATGTCGCCCTGACAAGCGTCGGCCAGCACTATCTGGCGCACGGCACGTACCCTCCCCGCGGTTCGCGCTCCCAGAAGACCCAGGCCGACACTCCACAACCCCCATCTCACCGCGCGCAGGAAACTCCGGCCTCCGTGCGAAAGCCAAGCCCTCCCCCGCAGCCTCGCATGACGTTCACGGAGCAGCTGCTGCAAGAGCTCGCGGAGACGGGCGGCCGGATCGTCAAGAGCGGAAGCGGGCCGGACTCCGTGAACTGGCCGTCCCGTATCGACGCTGCCCGCAGGTCCGGCAAGATCCCGGAGACGAAGGAGCTGTACGGGGGCTGGTGCCGTGACGGGTACGAGATCAAACTCGTCGACATCCCCGCCTGGCGTCTTGCCGTCCTCGACCCCGTCCCAGTGCCCTCGCGGCTCGTACGGCCGCACCCCGTGGTCCGGGCCATGCAGAACGAACGTCAGCCGCTGGGCCTGACCAAGCCCGTCCAAGGACGTGCTCTCCGGCTCATCCAGGCACTGATCGCCGCCGCCGAGAACGACGGACACCCCAGTTCAGCAGGACAGACTGGCTTCGCACCCCCGTCGCATCGCCGCCGCAGGGCATCTCCCCACTTCACCATCACCGCACAGGGACAGACAGTGGGGTTCCTAGTCCTCCAGGAGCAGGACCGTACGGAGCACGTCGCCACCGAGAAGGAACTCGCCGAGGCGAACTCCTGGATCAGGATCCCCGCTTCGACTACACGCCGTCTGAGCGTCTCCGCTTCGTCCTTAGCGGCTGCCAACCGCACCGGGCGAGCGAGTGGGTTGACACTCCCGGACACTCCCTCGAAGAGCAGCTCGCCGAGATCGCACAGGAGGTCGCTCTCCGCGGCGAAGCCGCAGAACGCAGACGCCTCGACGAGGTCGAAGCAGCACGCCAGAAACGGGTCCGCTGGGAAGCTGCCATGGAGGGGGCTCGCGTCCGGTACGCGGAGGCGTACCGCGTCAGGCACCTCGAAGCCCAGGAAGCGGCATGGCGCCACGCCACCCGACTGACCGAATACGTGAGCGCCGTGCGCACGCGAGTCGAGGTCATGCCGCCGGGAAAGGCGAGAACCGAAGCCGAAGCATGGATCAGCTGGGCAGCGGACACCGTGGAGCGTCTCGACCCCCTGGAAAATCCGCCCCGGTTGCCCGACATTCCCGAGCCGCGAGCCGACGACCTGAAGCCCTTCCTCGGGCACTGGAGCCCCTACAGCCCCTGAACCCGTCACCCACCGGACGGCCCCGCCCAGCGTCACGGAACGTCACCACCGAGAGCCTGGCTGGGCGGAGGCAGCCACGGCTGGGCAATCGGCCTCCCACCCCGCGCGCTGTACATACCGGCCTCCGGGTTCACCGGGCCGGCCATCAAGGAAAGCGAGCGGGCCCTGAACCAGCGAGTGATCATTCTCGGCGAACTACGAGAACTCGTCCTCCTGCTTGAACAGAAAGGTGATGTCGCGCACTGGCTGCACGAGAAGGTCCGTATCGCTCAGCTCGACCGGCGCCACCTCGCCTTGCTGGGCGCCGACTTCTGAATCACCACTCACCCAAACCCAAGACTTCACGCGCGTGTGCGTCCAGCCACCGCCGGTGCGGGACGCGGATCTCAGTTGTTGTGGCACCTGAGCGTCCGGGGCTGGCCTACAGCTGACCGTGCCGGGAGCAGTCCCGATTAGGCAGACGGGCACTCCTGGACGCCGGAAGGGGCACGAGCCCCCGTGAGGGAGTCGAGCAGGCGATCAGGGGCAACACCCGACCACAGGAAGCAACGCAACGGCCTCGCCAGGACCGGGCCGAGCGTGTCGAACGCGCTGGCTCCCTGGCCTAAGCCGACGCACGAGGGACCCCGCGAAAACAAGCCGACGGGGGTGCACATCAGTCACAGCGATCACACGCGTGTCACGAACTGTGTCGACGCCCCCGAACCACAAGGCCCTGACCAGGCAAGATGTTCCCTACCTGGACCATATGGACGCCATAAGACGCCTCCGCCTACCTGTGCCAGGTGGTACCGCGGTGACCGACTCGTGAGACCCCTCCAGCACGACAAGATCCGGACCAGATACGGACCAACTCAATCTCATGCCACCCGATTTCACACTTAGCTGCAGTTCAGAGGCGCTACGCAGCGTGTACCACCAGCAGACCAAGAATCTACCGGCATGGCCGCAACACGCAGCAGGGCCGGCCGAGCCACTCACCCCAACTAGGTTGTCGACTTTCTACAACACGGCAACTCTCACTTGGAGCACTCGCACGCCTCACGCCATCGAGTCAGCATGAGTCCATTCCATGACCCCGCCCCTGCACGCCCCGTGCGCCTGCGACCAGCCGGAACGAGACCGCAACAGAACCTGACACACCATCAGTAAAGTCAGCATTAGGTCAGCAAGAGTCCGACTAAAGCTGACCACACGCGCCCACAGCCTGGAATCACGCTCGACGCCGTCAAGGTCACGATCGGGCGGCCGAAGGCCCTCACTCTGCGGGCCTGACGACCGCTTCACCGGTCGCGCTCGCCAGCCGCCCCGAACCGCCACCCACCCGCGTTCCTGCAGTTCAGCGCACCCGCCCCCCGAGGCTTCAACGCCACCGGCGGCAGCTCCGGGGCCGGGAGCGGTGCTCCGTCGTAGCCCTTCACCTCGCCGAAGCGCGTGCCCGTCATCCAGTCGGTGCGGGCCTGTTCGATGTCGGCCTGGGTGCGGCCGATGAAGTTCCACCACAACCACGTAGCTGGCCAACGGCCCCACGTCTGGACTTGAGGGTGAACCCTCACCATGACGTGACAGCGGCACTGCCGAAACCATGCGACGCTCCTCGCGCAGGGTCTCGGCAGAGACGGGGCGCTGATGCGCCTCCCGGTGTCGGGCATCCAGCACCTGCGCCTTCACCAGCAGCGGATCCTCGTCCTCGTCCGTCCGCTCGCCGTCTGTGGAGGCGCTCTTCTCCTTCACGGGCGCAGCGGTGCCGTCTGTCGAGACACTGGGACGGTGGATCAGGAGTTCCACCGCCAGCAGCAGCGCGACCGGAGGCCGTCCAGCGACCAGCACTGGCTGCCGCTCCAGGGCCGGTGCAGAGGCACGCCTGGCCCTTCCGGCTCCGCCGCCTCCTCCCGGCCCGAGGCACCGGCACCGCTTCCGAAGGCCCGGGAGGAGGCGGAACGCGCCATGATCGCGGCGTTGGCCGTGCAACGCCTGTTTCCGGAGCGGGTGTTGGGGACACGATGAGTGCAAGTGGAGGAAGTACGGAGTAACGGGGGGATTTTCGTGAAGAGACGTAAGGCGTGGGTGGTGGCGGGGGCGCTCGCCGCGGTCGTGGTGCCGTCGGTGACGGCGGCCGGACCGGTGGTCGCGGCGCCGCGGGCGGCGGGGCCGGTGGCGCAGGTGCTGCCGCCGCTGCCGGGCGACACGGGGGCCTCGGCCAGCCTGATCAACGACGCCGGTCAGGTCGTCGGCTCCAGCCGCGACGGGGACGGGCACTACCGCCCGGTGCGGTGGGAGCCCGACCTCACGCCGACACGGCTCGGCCTGCTGGAAGGCGGGACGCTGGCCGACCCCAAGGTGATCGTCGCGGACGGCTCCATCGCGGGCCAGGCCGCGGCCGCCGACAAGCAGTGGCACCCGGTCATCTGGGGGACGGCGGGCACGGTGCGCCGACTGCCGGAGCCCGCCGGATACGCCACCGGTGTCGCGGAGGACCTCAACGACGACGGCGTCTCGGTCGGCACGGTCAGCGACAGCTGGGTGAGCCGCGCCGTCCGCTGGAACCGCCAGGGGCAGCCCGAACTGCTCCCGGTGGAACCGGGCATGCGGTACAGCAAGGCGCTGTTCGTCGACAAGCAGGGCAACGCGTACGGCTGGATGAACTCCACGGCGTCCCCAGGGGACGTCGTGCGCTGGGACCGGTCCGGGAACATCACCAGGCTCAAGTCCCCCGACGACCCCTACTACACCTACGCCGAGCTCCGTGACGTCAACGACCGCGGCACCGCCGTCGGCGCGAACGGCACCGGCGAGAACTGGGTGGCCGCCATGGCCCCGCCCGGCGGCACCTTCACGTCCCTGCCCGGCGCGCGGCACAAGAGCACGGTGACGGACGTCAACGCCACCGACGTGGCCCTCGGCGGCGTCAACGGCGCCGCCGTCCGCTGGGAGGGCGGCGAGATGGTCCGCCTTCAGCCCGTGACCGGCACCGTGGACGTCCAGGTGAGCGCCCTCAACGACGCCGGTACGGCCGTCGGTTCCTCCAGCGTCAACGCCGTGACCTGGGACGCCACCGGCCGGCCCACGAAGCTGCCGGTCACCCCGGACGTGCGGTCCGCCCGCGGCCTCGCCATCAACCGCCCCGGCCACGTCCTCGGATACATCGACACCTGGACCGCCTCCAGGGTCCCCGTGGTCTGGCGCTGACCCGTCGCGGTCGCACCGCACGCCCCGGCACGTCAGACGGACGTGCCGGGGCTCTTCGCGTGCAACGGAGCCATCACCCGGATGTTATGACGACGTGTTAGTAGGCACGGGGTGCGCGGGTCAGTAGCTTCGACGAGTGACGGGCGGTGCGGGCGCCCGTCGGCACGATCCCCCCACAACCGCTTCGAGACGAGGTCCTCGTGAGCCGTAGACAACTCCCCCGTCTGCTGACCGCATCCGTCGTCCTGGCCCTCGGCGCCGGGACCCTGGCCACCTCCGGCCCCACCGCGGCCGCCGCCCCCGGCACCCCACAGGGCCGCGCCGCCGCACCCTACTGCTACGACGAACCGTCGCAGCCGAACGCCGACGTGAGCGACCTCAAGGCGTCCTTCAACGCCTCGAACTGGATGCGCACCCTCCAGACCATGTACAAGCGGCGCTGGCCCAGCGGTGAGGCCCTGGCGATCGCCCAGGCCAAGGACAAGTACTGGGACCAGTTCGTGAACAAGCAGAGCTTCGAGGGATTCGCCGAGTCGATGATGGTGGCGATCCACGAGGAGACCCACATGTGGGACCTCGACCCGTCCCGGACCAAGTGGGACGTCCACATCGCGGCCTGGATCAACGCCGGTCAGCAGGCGCTGACGGTCCCCGTGCTCGGCGGCTTCCCCCGCAAGGAGATCCTGCCCCTGATCAAGGACAGCCTCAGCTCCTCCATGGACGACATCTACCTGCGGGACAGGACGCAGGGCGAGTACCGCCTCCAGGGCGTGCTGGCGGAGCAGAACGCGGGCCTGACCGGACTGCCCGCGGTGACGGTGGTCCAGGAGTACATCAAGGGCGTCGGCGCCAGCAACGCCCGGGACATCGCCGCCACCAACCTGCGCTACCTGCTGCTCTACTTGCGCGTCGCCAAGGACAAACACCCCGACTACTGGGCCCGGATCAAGGCCGAGCCCAAGCTGCGCGACCTGGTCCTGACCCAGTTCCTGCGTACCGCGTACTGGCTGGAGAAGTCCGCGCCCTACACCGGCAAGCTCGGCAGCCGCGACGCCGACAAGATCACGGCGGCGAACTACGCGCCGGAGAACATCGCCGTCCTGGAGGAGTTCACCGGCCGCAAGGTGCGCGTCGACGCGCAGAAGCACTGCACCGCCTGAGCGCGGGCCACGGGGAGGCCGGGCCTCCCCGTGGCACTTCGAGTGGCTCTGGAGGACCTGTTGCCGGTCGCAGTGGTCCGCGCGGAGGCCGTGGCGGCGCGGGCGGTGCCGCTCGCCCCCGCGCTCGCCGAGGACGAGAAAAGTACAGCGATCCGGGCCATGAGTGACATGACATCAGAAACGACGGTGCCTACGCTGGCCCCACCGCACGAACACCGCTCTCGCGCCACGGAACCCCAGCGACCCCCCACCTCCTCGGGAGCCTCCAGTGAGAAGTGCACGCATCGCGCTCTGCGCTCTGCTCGTCACCGGAGCCGTCGGCCTCTCCCCCGCCACCGCCTCGTCGGCCTCCTCGGCGCCGTCGGCGACCCGGAGCGCGTTCGCCCTCTCGAGCACCGCGTTCGCCGACGGCGGCGTCATCCCCAAGGTCCACGAGTGCACCAGCGGTGGCGGCAGCGACCCCGCCAAGAGAAACGAATCCCCTCCCCTGGCCTGGTCGGGTGCCCCGGCCGCCGCCAAGAGCTACGCGATCGTCATGCGCGACCTCGACAACGCCAACCTCATCCACTGGGTCATCTACGACATCCCGGCGAACACTGCCTCGCTCCCCCAGAACGTCGACCACAAGTACCAGCCCTCGACCCCGGCGGGAGCCAGGCAGGTCTACTACCGCGGCAGCGCCAGCCTCTACGGCTACCAGGGGCCCTGCTCGCCCTCGACGGTGAACACCTACGAGTTCGTCGTCCACGCGCTCAACCAGGCATCGCTGACCAGCCTGAACGCGAACTCGTCGACCCGGACCGCCGCCAGGGAGATCGCGGCGGCGTCGATCGGCTCGGCCAGGATCACCGGCGAGTCCTAGCGTTCGCACCGTGCCGAGGGCGGCCCGGTCAGCGGTCGAAGGCCGGCGGAGGGGCCGGTCAGGGGCGCCAGTCGAAGGGGAAGTGCTTGCTCGATCCGCCCCGGTACGCGTGGGAGAAGTCGAAGCCTTCCGCGTGGTCGCTCTCGACCACGCCCCAGGTGGCGATCTGGCCCGGCCCCACCTCGGCGCCCGGCGCGTTGACGAGCTGGACGCGGCGGTCGGGGTCGGCGGTCGGGCCGGTCAGGGCGACGGCACCGACCGCGACCTTGTCGCCGACGTCGGCCCGCCAGTACGAGAGGTCCTCGGCCGCGTCGAAGCGGACGGGGGCGTACTGGACGTCGCGCAGTTCGCTGATGAGGGAGCCGAACTCGCCCGGCCAGCCCCCGACGTGCCCGGCGAAGATCTGCTGGAGCGCGTCCCGCTGGGCCCGGTCGCCCTTGGCGTCTATGTAGAGCATCACCTTCATCGTGGCGTTCGGGTCGCCGACCCACATGTTGCCGGTGAACTCGCCGAGCGCGACGACGCCGAGGCCGTCCAGGCGCACCTCTCCGAAGTGCCCTTCGTGGATCTGCCAGACGAGCGTGAACAGGCAGTCCCCGTGGGTCGGGGCCTGCGCGAAGGTGCAGGGGCAGGGCAGGGAGCAGCTGCAGACGTCGAACCACTCGCCCCGCAGGTGCCAGTCGGGCAGCGAACCGTCGCCACCGGCGCGGACGACGGTGGGCGTGGCGGGCGCGCTCGGCGAAGTCGCGGACGTGGTGCACATGGTGGGGCCTCCTGAAGGGATGCGACAGATACCTGGTGGGGGTATCTGTGGTCGATGGGGAGGACGGTACGGGGCTGGGTTCGCGCCCGTCAAGTACCCCCTGGGGGTATTAGTAACCCTGGGGCCTGACATCTGACACCCGGGGCCCGGCGCCCGGCGCCCGAAGCCCATCGCCCAGTGGCCGAAAACAGTTCATCCCCCGGTGACTTACCGCCCCGGCGCGGCGGCCCTACTGTCCACGGCGTTCCCGTCCCCCGTGCGACGAAGGAGTCGACATGGAACGCCGTACCGTGCTGCGCGCTGCCGTCTTGAGCGCCGGAGCAGCAGCATTCTCCGGTTCGCTGTGGCGGCAGGCCGCCGCGTATCCCGCCCTGCCGGGGCCCAGCCCCTACGGGGCCCTCCAGACGGCCGACGCCAACGGCATCAGGCTCCCCGCGGGCTTCACCAGCCGGGTCATCGCCCGCTCCTCCCAGCAGGTGTCCGGCACCGGCTACACCTGGCACGGAGCGCCCGACGGCGGCGCCTGCTTCGCCGACGGCACGGGCTGGATCTATGTGTCCAACGCCGAGCTCAGCGGCGGCCAGGGCGGCGCGAGCGCGGTGAAGTTCAACAGCTCCGCCCAGATCACCGGCGCCTACTCCGTCCTGTCCGGCACGCAGCGCAACTGCGCGGGCGGCGCCACCCCGTGGAACACCTGGCTGTCCTGCGAGGAGACCGACACCGGCTACGTCCACGAGACCGACCCGTGGGGCGTGAACCCGGCGGTGCAGCGGGCGGCGATGGGCCGCTTCAACCACGAGGCGGCGGCCGCCGACCCGGTCCGCAAGGTGATCTATCTGACCGAGGACAAGACCGACGGCCGCTTCTACCGGTTCGTGCCCACCACCTGGGGCAACCTGGCGTCCGGCTCCCTCCAGGTGCTCAAGGAGACCGGCGGGACGCTGTCCTGGGCCACCGTGCCCGACCCGGACGGCAGTCCCACCGCCACGCGCTACCAGGTGTCCGGCGCCAAGGTCTTCAACGGCGGCGAGGGCTGCCACTACCGCGCCGACATCTGCTACTTCACCACCAAGGGGGACAACCGCGTCTGGGCCTACCACGCGGCGAACAACACCCTCGCCGTCGTGTACGACGACAACGTCGGCGGCGCCCCGCTGACCGGCGTGGACAACGTCACCGCCGCCGCGGTCGGCGACCTCTACGTGGCCGAGGACGGCGGCAACATGGAGATCTGCGTCATCACGCCCTCCGACGTCGTCGCCCCGTTCCTGCGGATCACCGGCCAGTCCTCGTCCGAGATCACCGGGCCCGCGTTCAACCCCGCGGGCAACCGCCTGTACTTGTCCTCGCAGCGCGGCACGTCCGGCTCCAGCAGCGGCGGCATCACCTACGAGGTGACCGGCCCCTTCCGCAACAGCCTGTGACCTAGGCCCCGTTCGCCGCGCCGTCCGCGCCCGGGCTCACCAGGCCGACCTCGTACGCGAGGACGATGGCCTGCGCCCGGTCGCGCAGCGACAGCTTGGCCAGGATCGCGTTGACGTGGGTCTTCACCGTGGACCTGCCGATGCCGAGGGCCTGGGCGATCTCCGGGTTGCTCAGGCCCGCGGCCACGGCGCGCAGGACCTCCGTCTCGCGCGCGGTGAGGGCGTCGAGACGGCCGTCGGGGCGCGGGCGCGCGAGGACCGCGCCGCCCGCGAAGGCGTCGATGAGCCGACGGGTGACGGCCGGGGCGAGCAGCGCCTCACCGGAGGCGACGGTACGGATGGCGTCGACCAGGTCCTGCGGTTCGCAGTCCTTGAGGAGGAAGCCGGAGGCGCCGCCGCGCAGGGCGGCGAACACGTACTCGTCGCGGCGGAACGTGGTGAGGACCAGGACCCGTACCGGCGGGTCGAGGGCGGTCAGCAGGCGCGTGGCCGTGAGGCCGTCCGTGCCCGGCATCCTGATGTCCATCAGGGCCACGTCGGGGCGGTGGGCGCGGGCCAGTTCGACGGCCTCCGCGCCGTCGGCGGCCTGGCCCACCACGGTCAGATCCGGCTCGGCGTCGATGACGGCGGCGAAGCCCG harbors:
- a CDS encoding SDR family NAD(P)-dependent oxidoreductase — translated: MSLHGKTALVTGSSKGIGRAIALRFAEKGADIVINYSRDKSAADEVQKAAEEYGVRAVSVQADVSRVPQIELLFQEALSAFGQIDVVVANAGIEEVNIPVADVREEDSDLLFRVNTKGPYFVLQAAARHMPPWYVNVESKAGH
- a CDS encoding TetR/AcrR family transcriptional regulator, which produces MRSTAPQDAGEPQDRRERRRNATRERLLAAALELFAAHGYAATTYEHIAERADVGRQTAFNHFRRKEDFVTAWVQQRHERLDQHEAADALGAERPAVESLADELRALAELNEQDYALARELHDGGVLHTAFSLGAATPRAILAAVTRGQRRGEIRRDLDPGTLADMIFDGYVTALSRWLRGEGAFSLTEALLTRLAVLADGFTVDSRGSSPS
- a CDS encoding DUF1326 domain-containing protein — encoded protein: MCTTSATSPSAPATPTVVRAGGDGSLPDWHLRGEWFDVCSCSLPCPCTFAQAPTHGDCLFTLVWQIHEGHFGEVRLDGLGVVALGEFTGNMWVGDPNATMKVMLYIDAKGDRAQRDALQQIFAGHVGGWPGEFGSLISELRDVQYAPVRFDAAEDLSYWRADVGDKVAVGAVALTGPTADPDRRVQLVNAPGAEVGPGQIATWGVVESDHAEGFDFSHAYRGGSSKHFPFDWRP
- a CDS encoding alkaline phosphatase PhoX; its protein translation is MERRTVLRAAVLSAGAAAFSGSLWRQAAAYPALPGPSPYGALQTADANGIRLPAGFTSRVIARSSQQVSGTGYTWHGAPDGGACFADGTGWIYVSNAELSGGQGGASAVKFNSSAQITGAYSVLSGTQRNCAGGATPWNTWLSCEETDTGYVHETDPWGVNPAVQRAAMGRFNHEAAAADPVRKVIYLTEDKTDGRFYRFVPTTWGNLASGSLQVLKETGGTLSWATVPDPDGSPTATRYQVSGAKVFNGGEGCHYRADICYFTTKGDNRVWAYHAANNTLAVVYDDNVGGAPLTGVDNVTAAAVGDLYVAEDGGNMEICVITPSDVVAPFLRITGQSSSEITGPAFNPAGNRLYLSSQRGTSGSSSGGITYEVTGPFRNSL
- a CDS encoding YbhB/YbcL family Raf kinase inhibitor-like protein, giving the protein MRSARIALCALLVTGAVGLSPATASSASSAPSATRSAFALSSTAFADGGVIPKVHECTSGGGSDPAKRNESPPLAWSGAPAAAKSYAIVMRDLDNANLIHWVIYDIPANTASLPQNVDHKYQPSTPAGARQVYYRGSASLYGYQGPCSPSTVNTYEFVVHALNQASLTSLNANSSTRTAAREIAAASIGSARITGES
- a CDS encoding MBL fold metallo-hydrolase, with the protein product MAVPYTLGLHQIAADTYTYLQPSGTWGFSNAGLVVSGDEGLLVDTLFTVPQTHAMLDEMTRALPRLTINTLVNSHSDGDHWWGNQLLPDAAILASEAAAAAMRRDRLHELFASPGTVPLPRVAEDMRETFDFTGITPTLPTRAFSGELEVTVGRRTVRLIEVGPAHTTGDVLVHVPDAAVLFAGDILFIGGHPVIHSGPVENWIAACDLILGLDVETIVPGHGPVVGKPEVRAFRHYLERVRDHAVRAHQAGVPVLQAAREMDLDGFPNWDDPERLVLNIGAVYRELNGDGTPAEEELMGHLDEYAAPRPAETPPRIAPRPASEIAALAPRLEGPAAQILAGGAGPLVGRPVLNVLATIGNHPDLLVALAPLLTQLAQGLIPPRQRELAILRTAHRTGSAYEWEHHVHIGAAAGLTESEIARALAGPDDPGWDEADRALLRAVDELHEQHMVSPATWQELTTHHSPPQLLELLALTGTYALIAGILNTCQVPLDDWLAQPAQA